From one Deinococcus aetherius genomic stretch:
- a CDS encoding DM13 domain-containing protein yields MKNGQQPGPALLLALAVLGVAGAQSSVAPSGVIERTGVFRSWAAPTSGTVVAFRSREGATHLLLHRFQTGSCPRLQVWLHKGVPTRAQVEGGQGGSALQLGEMSLPRGSFEFALPPGVDMSAGFGSVVVWCAGSRAAFGMAPLE; encoded by the coding sequence GTGAAGAACGGACAACAGCCCGGCCCGGCGCTGCTGCTTGCCCTCGCGGTGCTGGGGGTGGCGGGCGCGCAGAGCAGCGTGGCGCCCAGCGGCGTGATCGAGCGCACGGGCGTCTTCCGGAGCTGGGCGGCCCCGACGAGCGGCACGGTGGTCGCCTTTCGCAGCCGTGAGGGGGCCACCCACCTGCTGCTGCACCGCTTCCAAACGGGGAGCTGCCCGCGTCTGCAAGTGTGGCTGCACAAGGGCGTGCCAACCCGGGCACAGGTGGAGGGGGGCCAGGGCGGCTCGGCCCTTCAGCTCGGCGAGATGAGCCTGCCCCGGGGCAGTTTCGAGTTCGCCCTGCCCCCCGGCGTTGACATGTCGGCGGGCTTCGGCAGCGTGGTCGTGTGGTGCGCCGGGAGCCGCGCGGCGTTCGGCATGGCGCCGCTGGAGTGA
- a CDS encoding DM13 domain-containing protein, with translation MNKQLLSAVLVTSLLGSLTALAAQSGMSHSGSFHALGAPTTGTATLSESGGKMTLTLSNLKTEPGPDLQVWLYTGAAPMKGAKDADIARVKHVGVGTLKKFSGNFTYTLPAGTKASDYKSVVLWCADVKTAFGAAPLQ, from the coding sequence ATGAACAAGCAGCTCCTCTCCGCCGTCCTCGTCACCTCCCTGCTGGGTAGCCTGACCGCCCTGGCGGCCCAGTCGGGCATGTCCCACTCGGGCTCTTTTCACGCCCTGGGCGCGCCCACCACGGGCACCGCCACCCTGAGCGAGTCGGGCGGCAAGATGACGTTGACCCTGAGCAATCTCAAGACCGAACCCGGGCCGGACCTTCAGGTGTGGCTGTATACGGGCGCCGCTCCTATGAAGGGCGCCAAGGACGCGGACATCGCCAGGGTGAAGCACGTCGGCGTCGGGACCCTGAAGAAGTTCAGCGGCAATTTCACGTACACGCTGCCCGCCGGAACCAAGGCCAGCGACTACAAGAGCGTCGTGTTGTGGTGCGCGGACGTGAAGACCGCCTTCGGCGCCGCGCCGCTTCAGTGA
- a CDS encoding family 1 glycosylhydrolase, which produces MTHFMFATGIENSAPTIGENRERVDEMAKCGHYAHWRRDLELVTELGIPFLRYGPPLHTSFTAPGRYDWSFADETFAELRRLRITPIVDLCHFGVPDWLGDFQNPDFPELFAAYAGAFARRFPWVQLYTPVNEMFVCAMFSGKYGWWNERLRTDRGFVTALKHLVKANVLAMHAILAARPDAIFIQSESSEYFHAETPASAELAGFLNDVRFLSLDLNYGHRVDSEMYEYLLGNGMTREEYRFFLMHNLKHHCIMGNDYYATNEHRVTADGTWKFCGEVFGYALITQQYFDRYGLPVMHTETNLWQGESGQEAVNWLYKEWANLTRLRQNGVPIVGFTWYSLTDQVDWDTALCEQSGRVNPLGLFDLERNIRPVGEAYRQLIRDWREVLPMQSAALTVPLARVDEGPAEGRRAPSLLAHPGPGKHA; this is translated from the coding sequence ATGACCCACTTCATGTTCGCCACCGGCATCGAGAACAGCGCCCCTACCATCGGGGAGAACCGCGAGCGGGTGGACGAGATGGCGAAGTGCGGCCACTACGCCCACTGGCGGCGCGACCTCGAACTCGTCACCGAACTCGGCATTCCTTTCCTGCGCTACGGCCCCCCACTGCACACGAGTTTCACCGCGCCGGGAAGGTACGACTGGAGCTTCGCGGACGAGACCTTTGCGGAGCTGCGGCGCCTCCGCATCACCCCCATCGTGGACCTGTGCCACTTCGGGGTGCCGGACTGGCTCGGGGACTTCCAGAACCCGGACTTCCCGGAACTGTTCGCCGCCTACGCGGGCGCCTTCGCGCGGCGCTTCCCCTGGGTGCAGCTCTACACGCCCGTCAACGAGATGTTCGTCTGCGCGATGTTCTCGGGCAAGTACGGCTGGTGGAACGAGCGGCTCAGAACGGACCGGGGCTTCGTCACGGCGCTCAAGCACCTCGTCAAGGCCAACGTCCTCGCCATGCACGCCATCCTCGCCGCGAGGCCCGACGCCATCTTCATCCAGAGCGAATCCAGCGAGTACTTCCACGCCGAGACTCCGGCGTCGGCGGAGCTGGCGGGCTTCCTGAACGACGTGCGCTTCCTGTCGCTCGACCTGAACTACGGGCACCGAGTGGACTCGGAGATGTACGAGTACCTCCTCGGGAACGGGATGACCCGCGAGGAGTACCGCTTCTTCCTGATGCACAACCTCAAGCACCACTGCATCATGGGCAACGACTACTACGCCACCAACGAGCACCGGGTCACGGCGGACGGGACCTGGAAGTTCTGCGGCGAGGTCTTCGGGTACGCGCTGATCACCCAGCAGTACTTCGACCGCTACGGCCTGCCCGTCATGCACACCGAGACGAACCTGTGGCAGGGCGAGAGCGGGCAGGAGGCGGTGAACTGGCTGTACAAGGAGTGGGCCAACCTGACCAGGCTGCGCCAGAACGGGGTGCCTATCGTGGGCTTCACGTGGTACTCGCTGACCGATCAGGTGGACTGGGACACGGCCCTGTGCGAGCAGAGCGGGCGGGTCAATCCGCTCGGGCTCTTCGACCTGGAGCGCAACATCCGCCCGGTGGGCGAGGCGTACCGCCAGCTCATCCGCGACTGGCGGGAGGTGCTGCCGATGCAGAGCGCCGCTCTGACCGTGCCCCTGGCGAGGGTGGACGAGGGGCCCGCCGAAGGTCGCCGGGCGCCCTCGCTGCTCGCCCATCCGGGGCCGGGGAAACACGCCTGA